Part of the Temnothorax longispinosus isolate EJ_2023e chromosome 5, Tlon_JGU_v1, whole genome shotgun sequence genome is shown below.
CTTGCCGAACGTGCAGGCTCCCTTTCTTCACGAGCGTCCGGCTATTCGCCGTAACCTACCAAGGTTCAATATCTTGATCGCCTTGAAGAATCTGTCCTCGCCGCTGAGATCCTGCGCCGGCCGTTTGCTGCAGTGATACTTGATGTACGGGAAGCAGCCGGTCCTAAGTACGTGGTAATTGCTGTTGCCTGCCGGCCAATTGAAGTGTGACATTCCCCGCTGATCATTCACCACGTCGGCATATCGGACGAAGTACGAGGTCCAGGGGGGCTCGCCGGTTTGCAATAGGTAGCTCGTTAGGACCTGCGTTGCAGAGGTGCCGCAATCATGTCGGGCCACTTTGTACACGCTGACTGATCGAGGAAATATCCCCGGGGATCATCGCGAGCACGCAGGACAAAGTCGCGACCGTTACCATCCCGTTACGACGTCTTTTCCTCGACGCGTCGACTCGTTAACACCGCCGTCAAGCGGCTGGCCCTTCCGGCTTTCCGTGTGTATAGAAGAAATTAACCCGTCGCAATGAAAGTATCAAGCGGGGAGGATTTTAAAAAGCTAAGCCTGCCACTCGGAAACGGCCAGCCAGTCGCTATAATGTCGTTTCTCAACACGATCATATTACTTGTATATGTGCCGTTTCACGTTACCGCAGGACGGGATTAAATTGCACCAGCAGGAGTAACTTTGCACCGTAGTAAAgtataagattttaaaattgtccGATGtttcagaaaagaaagaaagaattgcAACCGATACTCTGTGAAGATTTGGAGTTCACGAAatccataataattatatataaaaatattccaacAAAGAGTTGTGTTTTAAAGAATAGCGATAAATTGGCGCACAATTTACTGAATTTGGAAAAAAGtcaatacaaaattcacacagaaatataattattaggcTACCTACATCTAGCCCGGACCGTAAatgacttttttaaataaaaatttttattatggcGCAGATTaagacaatttttaaatatagtaaatataataacaacgAACAAAAAGTTTGTATCTGACAAATATTTGTCTAAATGAATTGCACGTTTACCGACGACGGGAGAATACTGACTCGAAGCCGCgagaattaacaaattttctacatttagagaaacaaaaatagaaatataagttCAGTTGCTTCTCCGGAATCATCGATCTTACATCGCAAATCTGATCCAAGACGGTAAGAATACTCGGCAAGTAATTCGCAATTTATGCAATCACTCAGTGAATATATACtgaatatacaatatgttCGAAACGATGGATTTCTGGGATTTGTTCGACTGGGAAGATTCGCGGGTTTATCGCGGTCGTACAATCGCGTGGTGCCGCGGGAATGGAAACACGCGAAGTGTAACACGAGCGTGCATTGTTACGTAAGAAAGTGTCCGGGGAAAGTGTGCACGGTCCTCTGAGAAAAAGATCTCTTTCGAACCGATAAAAAAACACAACGCGTGAGATAATTAGGGGAGCGGTCGGATTAATTCGTGAGAAACCGAGAGGCACACTAACCTCCGATGCCGATGGCTTCTTCTTCTGCTGGAATATCTTCGTCCAGAGATAAGCACATCTCGTGGTGAACGGTTTTCTCCGTTCGATGCGCAGGTTGACGATGATCCGTGATTGCATTTCACTGATCAATTCCGTGATCACATCTGCGCGATTTCCGTTGagcttaaattttataaacaaatatttacaatcAATTAGGAAAGAAAACACCATTTACGGACCGGGGACTGGATCTTTTTGGtagtctaataataatattgtatgaattttgtatGCTTTTTCTAAATTCggtaaactgcgcgccgatttttTGTCGGTCTTTAAAcagtaaatttacatatttaaatcgataatcgatttaCATTTTGATGATATTAAGCATCCTTATTAAATCAccataaagaatttattgcgaaaaatatcccAACTAAGGTTCGACCTTATTATAACAATCctgttttacttattattattgtttaaatatttatttttattaacttcatTAAGGcgattattgtttttaatttaagattgcaaaaagataaaagtaaagCGGATTAATACGGaagcatatatttaaatcaagtgTAATTGCGGGACTTGTTATAAGACGTTTGATCATCAAATGTAATACCCTCCCTTCTTTTGAAAACAATTGATGTCGTAGGGAAAAATTCGGTAATATATTTTCGCCAAAAACATTGACATACGAGGACTGTGACAACAATTAAAAGTCACATCAGaagtttaaaagaaagaaaaaaatgtttacgaGATGTTTTTCCATGATATAGTTGTGGAGGACTGATTGATTTTCAAGTTATTAAACATAAAGagattttagttaattaagCTTTAtagaaactaaataaaaaaatgaaaagtctTATTCTCTTGAGctaattttcctttaatataagtattggaaaatttcacgcgaaaaatgaagaagtgaggaagaataaataaaattttaatcatcgAAAGAAAAACGTACACTCACGTCAGCCTAAGGACATGTAGTTGAAAagcgcggcgacgcgacgcttcTAGGAGTGTCTGCACATAAATAGATGATGATAGAAGTAATCGCATCGTACTCAATAGTATCGCTTATCGACCCGCGGGGTAGGAATTCGTCATGGTACGTGTCGTTCTGCCTTTCTAAAATAAACGCGCGGCAAGAGAGTCGTTCAAAATGTCAAGGTTAACGAGGTTCAGTACGATCGCACGGTGGAAGCGATCGTGTCCCGTGGTGTAACGTTAGCGTTTCTGTCTTTTACGCCTGTTCCGCGTCAGAGCGGAATGAGTAACAACGTAATtgatggcgcgcgcgcgcgcgcgcgtcaacTTTTGCACATCAGCGCGCGCGGTGAATTCGCCGCTATGCGGTTCTGATTGCTTCATCGAGGTAGTCGCGAAGTTCCAGGAATACTTTGAGCGATGGGTGTCGTAATTGTGCGAAGTCGAATTACCAGTCGCTGCTCGACACGCCGTTATTCACGCGACGTGTTTTCGCATTTGTCGTTTGGAAGCGCACGGTTTTGTCAACAATTTTTACTAACAATTATCTTCGTGGAAAAATAATGATCGCATCACGAAACGTTGTTCGACAAACGCGAAATTCATTCGCGATCTCTGCGTATTTCTAACTTGTCtctacttatttttataagcgGCGATGGAAGAAAGTGGGTATGGCCGATAATAGCCAGACAATCGGAATCGTACAGATTGAATCTCGTTCTTGTTCGTAATTCACGTTGCGAATTACGATGATGCGATAACCTTCTGAtctaattcttctttattgtTACAATAGCACTTGAGGAATCGCATTGCTAATTTAAACCGACTCCGCGCGCGTTTGCGGCATTAATTGATACTTCCGCTGTAGATATCAATCAAATACGAGGTAGTATACGTTTGTAATTAGTCCTTATCTATCTTATCTTcgtcgataaataattatgcgaGTATCGTTAATAATTACTTGTGTAAGCAAAAATTAGAAGCGTCTAGCTAAGATTCCTAAGATTCTGGTACGCTTAAAATCTGTTGTATCTATAACCACTGGTGCTCACTCTTTCACGCGTGCGCGAGGCTTTCGTGCTGGCGAACAGATGGCTGCAGTCATTGGACCAGTCGATGCTGCTTGCTTGAGGACTCCAAGTTGTACTTTACTTACAACAAACGTCACAAATACCCAGCACTCGCGATTTAGCGCGCGTGTGTTCTTGCGCGAATACAacgcatataattattttctttcgcgaAAATAGGAACGACGATAAAGTATTACGCAGCATGTGCTAGTGGTTACATAATCAACGTGGCACGAAACTCACGAGCGCCACTCGTCGCTCGTCGCCGCGTAATATCGATCGTATGGCGGTCTCTTTGAAAGGTTTTTTCTGTGTCTGATATACTTTGAATCTTTTGTGTACGATTCGTATGAAAGATTAAAACCGGAGTGAGAGTAAAGCGCTATAGAGCTAacgtttaatttgtttaattgaaaaattatgtatcaaTATTTCTAGATTTTTGCTATCGTAACGCGTATTGTGTTCTCTTTAAGAAATAAACGTAAAAGTCAGAATAAAGCAtcatgatattataattagaaatttttaattaaatttttctgaatatattttgtgttGTAAAATGGAGATGGAAATTGATTGCGGTCCTCGAACCATCCTGGTTCCGTTATTTGCGTTTAAAGGattctttacattttaattacactgtataatttgtattgaGGAGATTATAATGCAAGTCAAAGTTACGATGACCCAGGCTAATTTGTTGCCGTGCCACGTTTTATGTACTATTGTTACGCTATACCATAATTTTCGCGCGACAGGCGTGGCGGTCCTCCTCTAAAGCATTCCCTTCAATAGACCGTCCAATAATAGACCATTAAGAAACGCGGATGAGAAGCCCTTTCTAAGCACTTCCAGGTGGTAAATATACCGCCGTGGCCTCGTGGCATGAGGTCAGACATCAAGCAGCAACCTTGACGGGCTATCATTCTCGGCAAACTTGCGGTACTTACATCTTGTTCTCTCATCTCCATCTACGCGGACTTTTCTCGTTTGATCATGTTTACATCGGCTATGGAGGCGCGTCTTCTTTTTCCTAAGGGTAGCAAAACTATTTTGATGCGATATTTCGTTAAGTACGGTTGTGAATCATATAGATAGTGGCGATGGGAAAAATCGATAGCCGCTCAACGACTTCGACATTTTTTAGCCCTTGGAggtgattttatattatagtttagtagaaaattatagatagtaagaaaacaatttgtaGACTTTAATTTCGAATGTAAGATTCGCGACAATTATCCCTAAAAAGGTTTAATTTCTTACTtttcttacaataatatttaaaattatgctaATAACTACTGACGTTTGACTGCTTGACCGTGTCATGTGCTTAGCGCATTGAAAAAGAACTGCTGCTGCAATCCGAGAGTTtctcctttttattttatagcgttaaaaaaatacttcatATTTCTGGAAAAGTCTTAGGAAAAGATTGTTTATCTAGGTAGCTTAGTCCTAAGTACTTTTAGAGTACACATCTTATCCTAGTTATTTTAGGAAtctatatttctgaaatagaaTACGTGGGCGATGCTTACATGACATTCTCTATTTATATGCTCTGTAAGTGTAGTCGCAAATACTTTTTTCGAAActtatttctgtaatttattGGCTATACATTAGAAATAGATGATGATTACTCTTGACGTATTTAAAGGCTATAATATGTTCTGCGTAATAACTGCATCATTTACGTAACCCTTTTCTTTCCTCATTGAAAGCACTCCCCGATGTTGTTTTTCGCCGCCGCGGCCGGCAGATATCGATTCGGAGTAAACCAGTTGCACGATTGCAATTGCACATATGTATCTGAAGGCCGGAGCGTGTCTGGGCGACAATGTCGGCGTTGCACTTCCGCTCGCATGATTTATCGTGTCTATCACCATCCGATTTGCGCGTGACACGTTTAGCTACCTAATTTGGAATGACGTGCTCTCGTGTCGCGGTTAACAACGACCCAGTTAACAACGGCGTTTCTAGACTATCAACGtgacataaataaatgataaatttcgTTCATTTAGTTGCTATTCGGAACGACAGAATGACTGCGACCTGGAGAACGGACGTCTCGCATACACTAATCTtcgcgatctctctctctcgacgcATTATGCCCGTTATGATTCCGACGGTATTGTGAATCGTTATCTTTGATGTACCTCTTTATGCATCGTGCTTTTGTAGGTGCATACATATCACTTTCATCGGGATTTTTGATGTAGTTCACGAAACCATGGAAACCAggagaataattattcataaaagtCGTATCATATTTCTGGAATTATTTTCACCATTTcctttgataaattattttattcgcttTTGGTTCGAGTAAGACGACTACTTCTACATAATGcggtataaatatttaaaaattcagacaGCAAAACGTTAAATCCTCTTTCGCATCATAGAAATCCCGAGTGCTCGTAATTCGAATCGGAATGCGCGTTATCGTTATGTAGAACTTGTGATAGGGCCACTTTAAGGCTCTTGGGATCTTTCCCGACGTTTCATGAGAtgtgacgtcagaagcgagaaatgttGAGATTTGACACGTTGAGAATTCTTGCGTAgtgtttcaaaataaaaagatatttgcttaaatTAATGCTACAGAtcacttcagcacacttcGAATACACTCCGAGTTGAAGTTAAGTCTATCCCTTTCCCttgacagttaataaacagTCGTAAAACGAATGTGATACGATGCAGGCTTGTATGCGCATGACTAGATTTCGTCAAGGGAAAGGGGTAGATTTAACCTCAACTCGGAGTATTTTCGAAGTGTGCTGAACTGATctgtagtgttattttaagcaaatatctttttatttggaaatactaCGCAAGAAGTTTCAAcgtgtcatttctcgcttctgacgtcacaTTCCAACATTGCCGCGACGAGTACCCCAGGAGTCTTAAGTGAAACTATCCTCGTGGAAAACATTCTCGTGGACGATAGCATCAATGAGACGTCGCTTTCATTCCGTTTCAAATGAGTGCCATCCCGGTGACCATAACGCAGCGAGTATACGTGCGAATCTGGACTATTCGCGGGAGAGTCTTATCATTCCGCGTTCAGGATCCCTCTCCCCGTTCACGAACGATCACTCCGAGTCTCCGCGCGCCTCCGGTTGCCACGCCTAGCATCGTTTTCGCATACCGTCGCGACTTATACAGCGCTCTGTAAATTACGACCGTATCTCATTAACATCCACGTGTTTATTATAGCTACGCTACGCGCCATTAACGTGCGCGAGCGACGACCGGGGGATGCTTAAATTTAACAGATGTTTTCCGATATCCTTTTCGATAATTGAACAGCAAACTATAACGTTGCGTTAGAATTTCtccaaaaatttctttttatggaaaaatattttatattgatgcTGAATCTAATTGAGTTTCGGTGCTATATCATTCGTGTCACATAAATATTCAGCGGCAGAAATATCGATAGCTCGAGTAGTAATATCGGCGATGACACAACGGCGTAGTGGAAAAGGGCGACTCCGGGCAGACGGGATCGCGTGGAATGCGCCGTCACCATCAAATTGGATTACGTCGCCGTTGCCAATCTGACTATCCGACGTGAGAGAGAGGAGATGCAGGAAACGCGCGTCTGCCGGCGGGCAGCTGCGATTATATCGCGTTTAATCGACTAGAACGTCATAAAGGCAGCGGCTTTTCTCCGCCGAGATTCATTATCAGGCGACGCGTTCGCGAAGACAGgcgaaatgtaatatattcacGTTCACGTATCGGACGTTTCAAAGGTGCAAAAACACCGCTAACTAACTTCTGAGGGTAAAATCGTAAGAGTTCTAGAGAAGATTCTT
Proteins encoded:
- the LOC139814007 gene encoding uncharacterized protein C15orf61 isoform X2 — protein: MQSRIIVNLRIERRKPFTTRCAYLWTKIFQQKKKPSASEVLTSYLLQTGEPPWTSYFVRYADVVNDQRGMSHFNWPAGNSNYHVLRTGCFPYIKYHCSKRPAQDLSGEDRFFKAIKILNLGIPTLMYGLAATQLIRHREIVKTPQGDVTIYFLLPEDKGSPH
- the LOC139814007 gene encoding uncharacterized protein C15orf61 isoform X1 — translated: MRLRGSCRRGADALSPGMVERPADPPASQNDPVDGLHRHTYVSHLPKPSLNGNRADVITELISEMQSRIIVNLRIERRKPFTTRCAYLWTKIFQQKKKPSASEVLTSYLLQTGEPPWTSYFVRYADVVNDQRGMSHFNWPAGNSNYHVLRTGCFPYIKYHCSKRPAQDLSGEDRFFKAIKILNLGIPTLMYGLAATQLIRHREIVKTPQGDVTIYFLLPEDKGSPH
- the LOC139814007 gene encoding uncharacterized protein C15orf61 homolog isoform X3; the encoded protein is MSHFNWPAGNSNYHVLRTGCFPYIKYHCSKRPAQDLSGEDRFFKAIKILNLGIPTLMYGLAATQLIRHREIVKTPQGDVTIYFLLPEDKGSPH